DNA sequence from the Lusitaniella coriacea LEGE 07157 genome:
CCCTTCTTCTTCCGCCTCGGTTTCTTCGCCTTCTTCTTCCCTCCCCCACTGTAGCCACGAAAACCCGCTTGGGGCGCGCCACCACCAAACATCCCTTCCATTCCCGGCATTCCTCCGCCCATTCCCGGCATTCCCCCCTGTCCCATTTGCTTCATCATCCCGCGCATTCGCGTGAACTTCGTCACCAACTCCGAAACATCCCGTTCCAAACGACCCGAACCATTCGCGACGCGGCGGCGACGAGGGGGCGATTTAGCTAGCAAATCGGGGTTTTCCCGTTCCTGCTTCGTCATGGAATTAATCATCGCCTCAGTGCGCTTCAGTTCCACTTCTCCCTTTTCCAAATCCGCACCGCTCAGTTTATTCATCCCCGGAATCAACTTCAAAACGCCACCCAGGGAACCCATATTCTTCAGCAAACGCATTTGTTTGAGGAAATCGTTAAAATCGAATCGCGCCTCCAAAATTTTCGCCTGCATTTGAGCCGCATCCGCCATATCGATCTCTTCCTGGGCTTTTTCCACCAGTGTGAGAACGTCTCCCATCCCTAGAATGCGAGAGGCAATGCGATCTGGATAAAACGGCTGCAATGCTTCGACTTTTTCCCCAACCCCCACAAATTTAATCGGTTTTCCCGAAATACTGCGCACCGAAAGAGCTGCACCGCCGCGACTGTCCCCATCCATTTTCGTGAGAATTGCCCCGGTAATCCCAATTTCTTCGTGGAACGTGCGGGTGAGGTTTGCCGCTTCTTGACCCGTCATTGCATCGACGACTAATAGGGTATCGTGAGGCTGCACGGCTTTTTTGATTTGGGCGAGTTCTCCCATCATATCTGCGTCGATTTGCAAGCGTCCGGCGGTATCGACGATGACGGTATCGATTCCCTGTTCTGTTGCCTGTGCGACTCCTTGGCGCGCAATTTCCACGGGATTGGCATCGCTTCCCATTTCAAAGACAGGGACTTTAATTTGTTTGCCCAACGTAATTAATTGGTCAATCGCCGCCGGACGATACACGTCCGTTGCAACCATAAGACAA
Encoded proteins:
- the ffh gene encoding signal recognition particle protein yields the protein MFDALAERLEDAWKKLRGQDKISQANIQDALKEVRRALLAADVNLQVVKAFVKEVETKATGAEVISGVRPDQQFIKIVHDELVDVMGETNAPLAEADNPPTIILMAGLQGTGKTTATAKLALFLQKQKRSCLMVATDVYRPAAIDQLITLGKQIKVPVFEMGSDANPVEIARQGVAQATEQGIDTVIVDTAGRLQIDADMMGELAQIKKAVQPHDTLLVVDAMTGQEAANLTRTFHEEIGITGAILTKMDGDSRGGAALSVRSISGKPIKFVGVGEKVEALQPFYPDRIASRILGMGDVLTLVEKAQEEIDMADAAQMQAKILEARFDFNDFLKQMRLLKNMGSLGGVLKLIPGMNKLSGADLEKGEVELKRTEAMINSMTKQERENPDLLAKSPPRRRRVANGSGRLERDVSELVTKFTRMRGMMKQMGQGGMPGMGGGMPGMEGMFGGGAPQAGFRGYSGGGKKKAKKPRRKKKGFGDL